The following coding sequences lie in one Lepidochelys kempii isolate rLepKem1 chromosome 18, rLepKem1.hap2, whole genome shotgun sequence genomic window:
- the TAS1R1 gene encoding taste receptor type 1 member 1 isoform X1, translating to MMLSPPFILYLYLLAPCYWAFICQNTGPSSDFRMDGDYTIAGFFRLHSYSTTVKSRPEVDICDRAASVYSHGYHLFQAMRLAIEKINNSSSLLPNVTLGYEIYNTCSESANMYATLSILAQSRQHHVEVLSTFTHYQPKAVALIGPDSSHFTLTTAAILSILLVPEISYEASNELLSLKSTYPSFLRTIPSDRLQVEALVLLLQEFRWNWIAVLGSDDAYGRNGIKTLKEVVAKHDICAAYQGIIPMKGGANSPELKEMLRVLVETGVNVTVVFSNVDSATDFFDMVVQENVTEKVWLGTEAWSLASEVWSIPGIHRIGTVIGLSVKQAKLPGLEEFESAHVNSEKSNVAMCAPDLGAEGSSGGSSSNESTSQGCNQICTRCHSLTSAPQAFDIWAAFNVYSAVFAVARGLHNLLGCCSGACSKDKVYPWQLLEKIKQVNFTLQNSKVLFDANGDPLTGYDLVMWKWTGLTWSFDVIGSFLQKPDRLNINRDGILWHTKDNQVPMSACSKVCVKGEKRMQVGLHQCCFDCVACPAGTFLNSSDLYNCQPCGTDQWAPMKSEICLNRTTEFLSWADPVSWALLTAITLLLLLLAGTTALFAQNLTTPVVKSAGGRMCFLMLGALICACCSLYCYFGEPTWHTCLLRLPIFSISFTICLSCTATRAFQIVCIFKLASKWPAFYRAWVKHNGPNLFIGACTATQVAMCLVSLSINPSVPRKDYTTFVTMTIFQCSEDDAVWGLLYNTMLSVCCFVISYMGKDLPENYNEAKCITCSLLINLVSFICYLTTYIFYHGKYLVAITVLSNLSTLSGIFGGYFLPKGYIILFRAELNTTEHFQMSIQSYTRKSSSD from the exons ATGATGCTTTCTCCTCCattcattttatatttgtatcTCTTGGCTCCATGTTATTGGGCTTTCATATGCCAGAACACGGGGCCTTCTTCTGACTTCAGGATGGATGGAGATTACACGATTGCAGGATTTTTCCGACTGCATAGCTACTCAACAACAGTGAAATCTAGACCGGAAGTTGACATATGTGACAG AGCAGCCTCTGTTTACAGCCATGGCTACCACCTGTTCCAAGCCATGAGACTCGCCATCGAGAAGATAAACAACTCCAGCAGTCTCCTCCCCAATGTCACTTTGGGCTACGAGATCTACAACACATGCTCAGAATCTGCCAACATGTATGCAACCCTGAGTAtccttgcccagagcaggcaGCACCATgtggaagtgctcagcaccttcacACACTACCAGCCCAAGGCTGTGGCTTTGATAGGACCAGACAGCAGCCACTTTACCCTCACCACTGCAGCTATCCTGAGCATCCTCCTTGTGCCAGAG ATTAGTTACGAAGCCTCCAACGAGTTGCTGAGCCTGAAGAGCACCTACCCCTCGTTCCTGCGCACCATCCCCAGCGACAGGCTGCAGGTCGAGGCACTAGTGCTGTTGCTGCAGGAGTTCAGGTGGAACTGGATTGCGGTGCTGGGCAGTGATGATGCCTATGGCAGGAACGGGATAAAGACCCTGAAAGAAGTGGTGGCTAAGCATGACATCTGTGCCGCCTACCAAGGAATCATCCCTATGAAGGGGGGTGCCAACAGCCCAGAGCTGAAGGAGATGCTTAGAGTCCTTGTGGAGACCGGTGTCAATGTCACCGTCGTCTTCTCCAATGTGGACAGTGCTACAGACTTCTTTGACATGGTGGTTCAGGAGAACGTGACGGAGAAGGTGTGGCTGGGCACTGAGGCCTGGTCTCTAGCCTCAGAAGTCTGGAGCATCCCCGGCATCCACAGAATTGGCACGGTGATTGGGTTGTCAGTCAAGCAGGCAAAGCTTCCAGGATTGGAGGAATTTGAATCTGCCCATGTGAATTCAGAGAAAAGTAATGTAGCCATGTGTGCCCCTGATTTGGGTGCTGAAGGGAGCAGTGGTGGGAGCAGCAGCAATGAGAGTACCAGCCAAGGCTGCAATCAGATCTGCACAAGGTGCCACTCACTCACTTCAGCGCCCCAGGCGTTTGACATTTGGGCTGCCTTTAATGTATATTCGGCGGTGTTTGCTGTGGCCCGTGGCCTGCACAACTTGCTGGGTTGCTGCTCGGGAGCGTGCAGCAAGGACAAAGTCTATCCCTGGCAG CTCCTGGAAAAAATCAAgcaggtgaatttcactctgcaGAATAGCAAGGTGCTTTTTGATGCCAATGGGGATCCCCTGACAGGCTATGACCTCGTCATGTGGAAGTGGACTGGCCTGACCTGGTCTTTTGATGTGATTGGGTCTTTCCTCCAAAAGCCAGACAGACTGAACATCAACCGGGATGGAATCCTGTGGCATACAAAGGATAATCAG GTGCCTATGTCAGCTTGTTCAAAGGTCTGCGTAAAAGGAGAGAAGAGGATGCAGGTGGGGCTTCACCAATGCTGCTTTGACTGTGTGGCCTGCCCCGCAGGAACCTTCCTGAACAGCAGCG ACCTCTACAATTGCCAGCCCTGTGGTACAGATCAGTGGGCCCCAATGAAGAGTGAAATCTGCTTGAATCGGACCACTGAATTTCTGTCCTGGGCTGACCCCGTCTCCTGGGCCTTGCTGACTGCCATcacccttctgctgctgctgctggcagggacaACTGCCCTCTTTGCCCAGAACCTCACCACGCCAGTGGTCAAGTCGGCAGGCGGCAGAATGTGCTTCCTCATGCTGGGCGCTCTGATCTGTGCCTGCTGCAGCCTCTACTGCTACTTTGGGGAGCCCACCTGGCACACGTGTCTGCTGAGGCTGCCCATCTTCTCCATTAGCTTCACCATTTGCCTCTCGTGCACTGCAACCCGTGCCTTCCAGATCGTCTGCATCTTCAAACTGGCGTCTAAGTGGCCTGCCTTCTATAGAGCCTGGGTGAAGCACAACGGACCCAACCTGTTCATCGGAGCCTGCACAGCCACCCAGGTGGCGATGTGCCTGGTCTCGCTCAGCATCAATCCCTCAGTGCCCAGGAAGGACTACACGACCTTTGTGACGATGACCATCTTCCAGTGCTCGGAAGATGATGCTGTGTGGGGGCTGCTCTACAACACAATGCTCAGTGTCTGCTGCTTTGTCATCAGCTACATGGGGAAGGACCTGCCTGAGAACTACAATGAGGCCAAGTGCATCACCTGCAGCCTGCTTATCAACTTAGTCAGCTTCATCTGCTATCTCACCACCTACATCTTCTACCATGGCAAGTACCTGGTGGCCATCACTGTGCTGTCCAACCTGTCCACCCTGTCTGGGATCTTTGGAGGCTACTTCCTCCCCAAGGGCTACATCATCCTCTTCCGAGCGGAGCTCAACACCACTGAGCACTTCCAGATGTCTATCCAGAGTTACACCAGGAAGAGCAGCTCAGACTGA
- the TAS1R1 gene encoding taste receptor type 1 member 1 isoform X2, whose amino-acid sequence MDGDYTIAGFFRLHSYSTTVKSRPEVDICDRAASVYSHGYHLFQAMRLAIEKINNSSSLLPNVTLGYEIYNTCSESANMYATLSILAQSRQHHVEVLSTFTHYQPKAVALIGPDSSHFTLTTAAILSILLVPEISYEASNELLSLKSTYPSFLRTIPSDRLQVEALVLLLQEFRWNWIAVLGSDDAYGRNGIKTLKEVVAKHDICAAYQGIIPMKGGANSPELKEMLRVLVETGVNVTVVFSNVDSATDFFDMVVQENVTEKVWLGTEAWSLASEVWSIPGIHRIGTVIGLSVKQAKLPGLEEFESAHVNSEKSNVAMCAPDLGAEGSSGGSSSNESTSQGCNQICTRCHSLTSAPQAFDIWAAFNVYSAVFAVARGLHNLLGCCSGACSKDKVYPWQLLEKIKQVNFTLQNSKVLFDANGDPLTGYDLVMWKWTGLTWSFDVIGSFLQKPDRLNINRDGILWHTKDNQVPMSACSKVCVKGEKRMQVGLHQCCFDCVACPAGTFLNSSDLYNCQPCGTDQWAPMKSEICLNRTTEFLSWADPVSWALLTAITLLLLLLAGTTALFAQNLTTPVVKSAGGRMCFLMLGALICACCSLYCYFGEPTWHTCLLRLPIFSISFTICLSCTATRAFQIVCIFKLASKWPAFYRAWVKHNGPNLFIGACTATQVAMCLVSLSINPSVPRKDYTTFVTMTIFQCSEDDAVWGLLYNTMLSVCCFVISYMGKDLPENYNEAKCITCSLLINLVSFICYLTTYIFYHGKYLVAITVLSNLSTLSGIFGGYFLPKGYIILFRAELNTTEHFQMSIQSYTRKSSSD is encoded by the exons ATGGATGGAGATTACACGATTGCAGGATTTTTCCGACTGCATAGCTACTCAACAACAGTGAAATCTAGACCGGAAGTTGACATATGTGACAG AGCAGCCTCTGTTTACAGCCATGGCTACCACCTGTTCCAAGCCATGAGACTCGCCATCGAGAAGATAAACAACTCCAGCAGTCTCCTCCCCAATGTCACTTTGGGCTACGAGATCTACAACACATGCTCAGAATCTGCCAACATGTATGCAACCCTGAGTAtccttgcccagagcaggcaGCACCATgtggaagtgctcagcaccttcacACACTACCAGCCCAAGGCTGTGGCTTTGATAGGACCAGACAGCAGCCACTTTACCCTCACCACTGCAGCTATCCTGAGCATCCTCCTTGTGCCAGAG ATTAGTTACGAAGCCTCCAACGAGTTGCTGAGCCTGAAGAGCACCTACCCCTCGTTCCTGCGCACCATCCCCAGCGACAGGCTGCAGGTCGAGGCACTAGTGCTGTTGCTGCAGGAGTTCAGGTGGAACTGGATTGCGGTGCTGGGCAGTGATGATGCCTATGGCAGGAACGGGATAAAGACCCTGAAAGAAGTGGTGGCTAAGCATGACATCTGTGCCGCCTACCAAGGAATCATCCCTATGAAGGGGGGTGCCAACAGCCCAGAGCTGAAGGAGATGCTTAGAGTCCTTGTGGAGACCGGTGTCAATGTCACCGTCGTCTTCTCCAATGTGGACAGTGCTACAGACTTCTTTGACATGGTGGTTCAGGAGAACGTGACGGAGAAGGTGTGGCTGGGCACTGAGGCCTGGTCTCTAGCCTCAGAAGTCTGGAGCATCCCCGGCATCCACAGAATTGGCACGGTGATTGGGTTGTCAGTCAAGCAGGCAAAGCTTCCAGGATTGGAGGAATTTGAATCTGCCCATGTGAATTCAGAGAAAAGTAATGTAGCCATGTGTGCCCCTGATTTGGGTGCTGAAGGGAGCAGTGGTGGGAGCAGCAGCAATGAGAGTACCAGCCAAGGCTGCAATCAGATCTGCACAAGGTGCCACTCACTCACTTCAGCGCCCCAGGCGTTTGACATTTGGGCTGCCTTTAATGTATATTCGGCGGTGTTTGCTGTGGCCCGTGGCCTGCACAACTTGCTGGGTTGCTGCTCGGGAGCGTGCAGCAAGGACAAAGTCTATCCCTGGCAG CTCCTGGAAAAAATCAAgcaggtgaatttcactctgcaGAATAGCAAGGTGCTTTTTGATGCCAATGGGGATCCCCTGACAGGCTATGACCTCGTCATGTGGAAGTGGACTGGCCTGACCTGGTCTTTTGATGTGATTGGGTCTTTCCTCCAAAAGCCAGACAGACTGAACATCAACCGGGATGGAATCCTGTGGCATACAAAGGATAATCAG GTGCCTATGTCAGCTTGTTCAAAGGTCTGCGTAAAAGGAGAGAAGAGGATGCAGGTGGGGCTTCACCAATGCTGCTTTGACTGTGTGGCCTGCCCCGCAGGAACCTTCCTGAACAGCAGCG ACCTCTACAATTGCCAGCCCTGTGGTACAGATCAGTGGGCCCCAATGAAGAGTGAAATCTGCTTGAATCGGACCACTGAATTTCTGTCCTGGGCTGACCCCGTCTCCTGGGCCTTGCTGACTGCCATcacccttctgctgctgctgctggcagggacaACTGCCCTCTTTGCCCAGAACCTCACCACGCCAGTGGTCAAGTCGGCAGGCGGCAGAATGTGCTTCCTCATGCTGGGCGCTCTGATCTGTGCCTGCTGCAGCCTCTACTGCTACTTTGGGGAGCCCACCTGGCACACGTGTCTGCTGAGGCTGCCCATCTTCTCCATTAGCTTCACCATTTGCCTCTCGTGCACTGCAACCCGTGCCTTCCAGATCGTCTGCATCTTCAAACTGGCGTCTAAGTGGCCTGCCTTCTATAGAGCCTGGGTGAAGCACAACGGACCCAACCTGTTCATCGGAGCCTGCACAGCCACCCAGGTGGCGATGTGCCTGGTCTCGCTCAGCATCAATCCCTCAGTGCCCAGGAAGGACTACACGACCTTTGTGACGATGACCATCTTCCAGTGCTCGGAAGATGATGCTGTGTGGGGGCTGCTCTACAACACAATGCTCAGTGTCTGCTGCTTTGTCATCAGCTACATGGGGAAGGACCTGCCTGAGAACTACAATGAGGCCAAGTGCATCACCTGCAGCCTGCTTATCAACTTAGTCAGCTTCATCTGCTATCTCACCACCTACATCTTCTACCATGGCAAGTACCTGGTGGCCATCACTGTGCTGTCCAACCTGTCCACCCTGTCTGGGATCTTTGGAGGCTACTTCCTCCCCAAGGGCTACATCATCCTCTTCCGAGCGGAGCTCAACACCACTGAGCACTTCCAGATGTCTATCCAGAGTTACACCAGGAAGAGCAGCTCAGACTGA
- the TAS1R1 gene encoding taste receptor type 1 member 1 isoform X3, translating to MRLAIEKINNSSSLLPNVTLGYEIYNTCSESANMYATLSILAQSRQHHVEVLSTFTHYQPKAVALIGPDSSHFTLTTAAILSILLVPEISYEASNELLSLKSTYPSFLRTIPSDRLQVEALVLLLQEFRWNWIAVLGSDDAYGRNGIKTLKEVVAKHDICAAYQGIIPMKGGANSPELKEMLRVLVETGVNVTVVFSNVDSATDFFDMVVQENVTEKVWLGTEAWSLASEVWSIPGIHRIGTVIGLSVKQAKLPGLEEFESAHVNSEKSNVAMCAPDLGAEGSSGGSSSNESTSQGCNQICTRCHSLTSAPQAFDIWAAFNVYSAVFAVARGLHNLLGCCSGACSKDKVYPWQLLEKIKQVNFTLQNSKVLFDANGDPLTGYDLVMWKWTGLTWSFDVIGSFLQKPDRLNINRDGILWHTKDNQVPMSACSKVCVKGEKRMQVGLHQCCFDCVACPAGTFLNSSDLYNCQPCGTDQWAPMKSEICLNRTTEFLSWADPVSWALLTAITLLLLLLAGTTALFAQNLTTPVVKSAGGRMCFLMLGALICACCSLYCYFGEPTWHTCLLRLPIFSISFTICLSCTATRAFQIVCIFKLASKWPAFYRAWVKHNGPNLFIGACTATQVAMCLVSLSINPSVPRKDYTTFVTMTIFQCSEDDAVWGLLYNTMLSVCCFVISYMGKDLPENYNEAKCITCSLLINLVSFICYLTTYIFYHGKYLVAITVLSNLSTLSGIFGGYFLPKGYIILFRAELNTTEHFQMSIQSYTRKSSSD from the exons ATGAGACTCGCCATCGAGAAGATAAACAACTCCAGCAGTCTCCTCCCCAATGTCACTTTGGGCTACGAGATCTACAACACATGCTCAGAATCTGCCAACATGTATGCAACCCTGAGTAtccttgcccagagcaggcaGCACCATgtggaagtgctcagcaccttcacACACTACCAGCCCAAGGCTGTGGCTTTGATAGGACCAGACAGCAGCCACTTTACCCTCACCACTGCAGCTATCCTGAGCATCCTCCTTGTGCCAGAG ATTAGTTACGAAGCCTCCAACGAGTTGCTGAGCCTGAAGAGCACCTACCCCTCGTTCCTGCGCACCATCCCCAGCGACAGGCTGCAGGTCGAGGCACTAGTGCTGTTGCTGCAGGAGTTCAGGTGGAACTGGATTGCGGTGCTGGGCAGTGATGATGCCTATGGCAGGAACGGGATAAAGACCCTGAAAGAAGTGGTGGCTAAGCATGACATCTGTGCCGCCTACCAAGGAATCATCCCTATGAAGGGGGGTGCCAACAGCCCAGAGCTGAAGGAGATGCTTAGAGTCCTTGTGGAGACCGGTGTCAATGTCACCGTCGTCTTCTCCAATGTGGACAGTGCTACAGACTTCTTTGACATGGTGGTTCAGGAGAACGTGACGGAGAAGGTGTGGCTGGGCACTGAGGCCTGGTCTCTAGCCTCAGAAGTCTGGAGCATCCCCGGCATCCACAGAATTGGCACGGTGATTGGGTTGTCAGTCAAGCAGGCAAAGCTTCCAGGATTGGAGGAATTTGAATCTGCCCATGTGAATTCAGAGAAAAGTAATGTAGCCATGTGTGCCCCTGATTTGGGTGCTGAAGGGAGCAGTGGTGGGAGCAGCAGCAATGAGAGTACCAGCCAAGGCTGCAATCAGATCTGCACAAGGTGCCACTCACTCACTTCAGCGCCCCAGGCGTTTGACATTTGGGCTGCCTTTAATGTATATTCGGCGGTGTTTGCTGTGGCCCGTGGCCTGCACAACTTGCTGGGTTGCTGCTCGGGAGCGTGCAGCAAGGACAAAGTCTATCCCTGGCAG CTCCTGGAAAAAATCAAgcaggtgaatttcactctgcaGAATAGCAAGGTGCTTTTTGATGCCAATGGGGATCCCCTGACAGGCTATGACCTCGTCATGTGGAAGTGGACTGGCCTGACCTGGTCTTTTGATGTGATTGGGTCTTTCCTCCAAAAGCCAGACAGACTGAACATCAACCGGGATGGAATCCTGTGGCATACAAAGGATAATCAG GTGCCTATGTCAGCTTGTTCAAAGGTCTGCGTAAAAGGAGAGAAGAGGATGCAGGTGGGGCTTCACCAATGCTGCTTTGACTGTGTGGCCTGCCCCGCAGGAACCTTCCTGAACAGCAGCG ACCTCTACAATTGCCAGCCCTGTGGTACAGATCAGTGGGCCCCAATGAAGAGTGAAATCTGCTTGAATCGGACCACTGAATTTCTGTCCTGGGCTGACCCCGTCTCCTGGGCCTTGCTGACTGCCATcacccttctgctgctgctgctggcagggacaACTGCCCTCTTTGCCCAGAACCTCACCACGCCAGTGGTCAAGTCGGCAGGCGGCAGAATGTGCTTCCTCATGCTGGGCGCTCTGATCTGTGCCTGCTGCAGCCTCTACTGCTACTTTGGGGAGCCCACCTGGCACACGTGTCTGCTGAGGCTGCCCATCTTCTCCATTAGCTTCACCATTTGCCTCTCGTGCACTGCAACCCGTGCCTTCCAGATCGTCTGCATCTTCAAACTGGCGTCTAAGTGGCCTGCCTTCTATAGAGCCTGGGTGAAGCACAACGGACCCAACCTGTTCATCGGAGCCTGCACAGCCACCCAGGTGGCGATGTGCCTGGTCTCGCTCAGCATCAATCCCTCAGTGCCCAGGAAGGACTACACGACCTTTGTGACGATGACCATCTTCCAGTGCTCGGAAGATGATGCTGTGTGGGGGCTGCTCTACAACACAATGCTCAGTGTCTGCTGCTTTGTCATCAGCTACATGGGGAAGGACCTGCCTGAGAACTACAATGAGGCCAAGTGCATCACCTGCAGCCTGCTTATCAACTTAGTCAGCTTCATCTGCTATCTCACCACCTACATCTTCTACCATGGCAAGTACCTGGTGGCCATCACTGTGCTGTCCAACCTGTCCACCCTGTCTGGGATCTTTGGAGGCTACTTCCTCCCCAAGGGCTACATCATCCTCTTCCGAGCGGAGCTCAACACCACTGAGCACTTCCAGATGTCTATCCAGAGTTACACCAGGAAGAGCAGCTCAGACTGA